One genomic segment of Hydra vulgaris chromosome 14, alternate assembly HydraT2T_AEP includes these proteins:
- the LOC136090489 gene encoding uncharacterized protein LOC136090489 has translation MKRIFWIAPELDTLVAIIKADKKRSCRDKTEDIAFLLDQLGDRKTRIGGLDTRYISSVNRSLSKFEMRSSLNETMSESEFSSNGSDKNEDNDDFPYPDPELKKKVKKPDTVLLPKDILKRTAGTAVGEGLSHRQHTAMVNSIIAKSGGNIDEFKCSTSTALRAADKVIYNESKRIKDHLRNFRNNNKNILVQLHFDGKVCHEYTDGKKSEKDRLAILINGNMETHLLGIPAISSGTGENQKNAIRDILNCFDLTNSIQAVTFDTTRINTGNKNGAVSLLVNEVFQRPVLSIACRHHINELHITHFWKNYPSSATSGPDNMLFKILKSTWNDLDVENQVLRRLTIPDETWLGHQKHESITFCRNIITHGSLKKDGATRKDYIELTELTLMVLSEEKYKFRTPGAIHHARFMAKGIYYLKLQLMMDAIPSLTNRLKNEITEVATFVAVFYTTWFLKAELSAVAPRQDMRALWQMNRFKEYNLIGAESVIESIKRHTWFLDPYLVVLALADENCEERGEIAQKLYSFEFRSLDKYSLARIKANMEVLNSLDFSGPKPPSLVELVTENSWLLFLMIGQSKSDCQWMKTPPEYWTCNDFYLKFKVAIFNLAVVNDCSERTVKLIKDNIDIARKEEKRQDSLLFMHNYKRKYVGKRKTSKKNKKTI, from the exons ATGAAAAGGATCTTTTGGATTGCACCTGAGCTCGATACTCTGGTTGCAATCATTAAAGCTGATAAGAAAAGAAGTTGTCGAGACAAGACTGAagatattgcttttttattagaCCAATTAGGAGATAGAAAAACAAGAATAGGTGGATTAGACACAAGGTACATTTCCTCTGTTAACAGGAGTTTATCCAAGTTTGAAATGAGATCAAGTTTGAATGAAACCATGTCAGAGAGTGAATTCAGCTCAAATGGATCCGATAAAAATGAAGATAATGATGATTTCCCGTATCCAGATCCAGAGTTAAAGAAGAAAGTCAAAAAACCAGATACTGTTCTACTTCCAAAAGATATTCTCAAGAGAACTGCTGGTACTGCTGTTGGGGAAGGATTAAGTCATAGGCAGCATACTGCCATGGTTAATAGTATAATTGCTAAATCAGGTGGAAATatagatgaatttaaatgttcaacCTCTACAGCATTAAGAGCAGCAGATAAAGTCATTTATAATGAATCAAAGAGGATCAAGGACCATTTgagaaatttcagaaataataataagaacaTTTTAGTTCAACtccattttgatggaaaagtaTGTCATGAATATACTGATGggaaaaaatcagaaaaagatCGATTAGCAATATTAATAAACGGTAACATGGAAACGCACCTGTTGGGAATTCCAGCTATTTCTTCCGGAACTGgcgaaaatcaaaaaaatgcgATCAGAGATATCTTGAATTGCTTTGACCTTACAAACAGTATACAAGCTGTTACATTTGATACAACCAGAATCAACACTGGAAACAAAAATGGAGCTGTTTCTTTACTGGTAAATGAAGTTTTTCAGCGACCAGTTTTATCTATTGCATGCCGACATCATATAAACGAGCTACACATAACACATTTCTGGAAAAATTATCCAAGTAGTGCTACTTCTGGACCAGATAATAtgctgtttaaaatattaaaatcaacatGGAATGATCTTGATGTAGAGAACCAG gtgtTGAGAAGATTGACTATTCCAGATGAAACATGGCTTGGTCATCAAAAGCATGAAAGCATAACGTTCTGCAGAAATATTATCACCCATGGGTCTCTGAAAAAG GATGGGGCTACAAGGAAGGACTACATTGAGCTGACAGAGCTTACACTTATGGTGCTTTCTGAGGAAAAGTACAAGTTTCGTACACCCGGAGCAATTCATCATGCCCGTTTTATGGCAAAAG gtATCTACTACCTAAAGCTCCAGCTTATGATGGATGCAATACCCAGTCTGACAAATCGACTGAAAAATGAAATTACTGAAGTGGCAACTTTTGTGGCTGTTTTCTATACTACCTGGTTTCTCAAAGCTGAACTATCTGCTGTGGCTCCTCGTCAG GATATGAGAGCTCTTTGGCAAATGAATAGGTTTAAGGAGTACAATTTGATTGGGGCAGAATCAGTCATTGAATCAATCAAACGGCACACATGGTTTCTGGACCCTTACCTTGTTGTTCTTGCCTTAGCTGATGAAAACTGTGAAGAAAGAGGTGAAATTGCTCAAAAATTATACAGCTTTGAATTTCGTAGCTTAGATAAATATTCGTTAGCCCGAATAAAAGCTAACATGGAGGTCCTCAATTCTTTAGACTTCAGTGGACCGAAGCCACCAAGCTTAGTTGAATTGGTCACAGAAAATTCGTGGCTTTTGTTCCTTATGATAGGGCAGAGTAAAAGTGACTGTCAATGGATGAAAACCCCGCCAGAGTATTGGACTTGTAACGATttctacttaaaatttaaagttgctatttttaatcttgcagTTGTTAATGATTGCTCTGAAAGAACTGTTAAACTCATAAAGGACAACATTGATATTGCCAGAAAGGAAGAAAAAAGACAAGATTCACTTTTATTCATGCACAATTACAAAAGGAAGTATGtaggaaaaagaaaaacctccaagaaaaacaaaaaaacaatataa